A genomic stretch from Empedobacter stercoris includes:
- a CDS encoding Gfo/Idh/MocA family protein, with amino-acid sequence MLKVGVIGAGHLGKIHLKLLNQSERYELIGFFDSFEENGKKVEAEFGYKFFSSMDELIDAVDVIDIVTPTLSHYEVALKVIEKNKHFFVEKPITHTLEEADHLLKLTNEKGLKAQVGHVERFNPAFTAAAPFIEEPLFIETHRLAEFNPRGTDVPVVLDLMIHDLDVILSIVKSEIKSIHSSGVSVISDTPDIANARIEFENGCVVNVSTSRMSMKNMRKMRVFQRNAYISIDFLTKKTEIIKMHKAPENPSEYAMILENDKGDRREICFEHPEILPNNAILDELESFADSIENDTPIKVSLQDGRNALKVALEIIAYFEKEQQVIKNQTIEKE; translated from the coding sequence ATGTTAAAAGTAGGAGTGATCGGTGCTGGACACCTTGGAAAAATCCATTTAAAGTTATTAAATCAATCGGAAAGATACGAATTAATTGGCTTCTTTGATTCTTTTGAAGAAAATGGAAAGAAAGTAGAAGCAGAATTTGGATACAAGTTTTTTAGTTCGATGGACGAATTGATTGACGCTGTTGATGTTATTGATATTGTAACACCAACTTTATCGCATTATGAAGTTGCATTGAAAGTAATTGAAAAAAATAAACACTTTTTCGTTGAAAAACCAATTACACATACGTTAGAGGAAGCAGATCATTTATTAAAATTAACAAATGAAAAAGGGCTGAAAGCGCAAGTTGGACACGTAGAAAGGTTCAATCCTGCATTTACTGCCGCTGCACCTTTTATCGAAGAACCATTATTTATCGAAACGCATCGTTTAGCAGAGTTTAATCCGCGTGGAACAGATGTTCCTGTAGTGTTAGATTTAATGATTCACGATTTGGATGTGATTTTATCAATTGTAAAATCGGAAATCAAATCTATTCATTCGTCTGGCGTTTCTGTAATTAGTGATACACCTGATATTGCAAATGCTCGAATTGAGTTCGAAAATGGTTGTGTGGTAAATGTTTCGACAAGTAGAATGTCAATGAAAAATATGCGAAAAATGCGTGTTTTTCAACGAAATGCTTATATTTCGATTGATTTCTTGACAAAGAAAACAGAGATTATTAAAATGCACAAAGCACCAGAAAATCCAAGCGAATATGCCATGATTTTGGAAAATGATAAAGGTGATCGTCGAGAAATTTGTTTCGAACATCCCGAAATTTTACCAAATAACGCCATTTTAGATGAATTGGAAAGTTTTGCTGATTCTATCGAAAATGATACACCAATCAAAGTATCATTACAAGATGGACGAAATGCATTAAAAGTTGCGTTGGAGATTATTGCTTATTTTGAAAAAGAGCAACAAGTCATCAAAAATCAAACCATCGAAAAAGAATAA
- the rpe gene encoding ribulose-phosphate 3-epimerase, translated as MPIVAPSILAADFGNLAKDIEMVNNSQAEWFHLDVMDGVFVPNISYGMPIIDKINSLTNKVLDVHLMIVDPDRYISTFKQVGADILTVHYEACTHLHRTLQAIKAEGMKAGVALNPHTPVSVLEDLINDLDLVLIMSVNPGFGGQKFIENTYNKVSKLKQMITEANANVIIEIDGGVGIQNASKLVEAGADALVAGSAVFNAENPTAYIEALKKA; from the coding sequence ATCGAAATGGTTAATAATTCACAAGCAGAATGGTTTCATTTAGATGTAATGGACGGCGTTTTTGTTCCGAACATCTCGTATGGAATGCCAATTATCGATAAAATCAATTCATTAACAAACAAAGTGCTTGATGTGCATTTGATGATTGTTGATCCAGACCGTTACATTTCGACTTTCAAACAAGTTGGCGCAGATATTTTAACCGTGCATTACGAGGCGTGTACCCACTTACATCGTACACTACAAGCGATAAAAGCAGAAGGAATGAAAGCTGGTGTGGCACTCAATCCGCATACACCTGTTTCGGTTTTAGAAGATTTAATCAACGATTTAGACTTGGTTTTAATCATGAGTGTTAACCCAGGTTTTGGAGGACAAAAATTCATCGAGAACACGTACAATAAAGTTTCTAAGTTAAAACAAATGATTACGGAAGCAAATGCAAATGTTATCATCGAGATTGACGGAGGAGTTGGTATTCAAAATGCATCAAAATTAGTTGAGGCTGGTGCAGATGCGTTGGTTGCGGGGTCAGCAGTTTTCAATGCAGAAAATCCTACGGCGTACATCGAAGCGTTAAAAAAAGCATAA
- a CDS encoding sensor histidine kinase, with translation MKISLKNYTFRYLTFWLLIIIAIWAFLFRSLILDEVYDNVDDGLKNQKIEILREVFFDESLLKTTEFGLSQFRITKIDQAQYDETNRFSNEMVYMEYDEDMEPYRVLRTGFYDKNNQPYSLEIRTSTVEEDDLIYDLTISLLALYVFILISILLINHYGLKKAFKPFDQIITQLRKYEVGNNEKPTVVDTNVKEFYFLQNEIQRMMNRNEEVFNSQKLFIENASHELQTPLTIALNKLDLLIESPDIPEKEILDLVETKQTLWRMVSLNKSLLMLSRIDNNQYKNNVKVNFTALTKDLLEDYESILEVEEIRLETDFKEDFIIEFNLDLAQILISNLIRNAIKHNNEQKMMKIESDFNQLIISNTGNENSLDEKLIFKRFYKKGGNEGSNGLGLSIVDTIIKNQHYLKLNYQYKETFHQFILKK, from the coding sequence ATGAAAATATCACTAAAAAACTACACCTTTCGTTACCTAACATTTTGGTTGTTAATCATTATTGCAATTTGGGCATTTTTATTTCGTTCGTTGATCTTGGATGAAGTATATGACAATGTAGATGATGGTTTAAAAAATCAAAAAATAGAAATTTTACGGGAGGTATTTTTTGATGAAAGTTTGTTGAAAACAACAGAATTTGGATTAAGTCAATTCAGAATCACAAAAATTGATCAAGCTCAATACGATGAAACAAATCGATTCTCAAATGAAATGGTTTACATGGAATATGACGAAGATATGGAACCATACAGGGTTTTGAGAACAGGTTTTTATGATAAAAATAATCAACCCTATTCGTTAGAAATTAGGACTTCTACAGTAGAGGAAGATGATTTGATTTATGATTTAACGATTTCTTTGTTGGCTCTTTATGTATTTATTTTAATCAGTATTTTGTTGATTAATCATTACGGTTTAAAAAAAGCATTCAAACCATTTGATCAGATTATAACGCAATTAAGAAAGTATGAAGTTGGGAATAATGAAAAACCAACGGTTGTCGATACGAATGTAAAGGAATTTTATTTTTTACAGAACGAAATTCAACGCATGATGAATCGAAATGAAGAGGTTTTTAATTCGCAAAAATTATTCATAGAAAACGCTTCACACGAATTGCAAACACCTTTAACAATAGCTTTGAATAAACTTGATTTATTGATTGAAAGCCCAGATATTCCAGAGAAGGAGATATTAGATTTAGTTGAAACTAAACAAACCCTTTGGCGAATGGTGAGCTTAAACAAGTCGTTGTTGATGCTTTCTCGAATAGATAATAATCAATATAAAAACAATGTAAAAGTTAATTTTACAGCGCTTACAAAAGATTTGCTCGAAGATTATGAATCGATTTTAGAAGTGGAAGAAATAAGATTAGAAACTGATTTCAAAGAAGATTTTATCATAGAATTTAATTTGGATTTAGCGCAAATTTTGATTTCCAATTTAATTCGAAATGCTATTAAGCATAACAACGAACAAAAGATGATGAAGATAGAAAGTGATTTTAATCAATTGATAATTTCGAATACTGGAAATGAAAATTCCTTGGATGAAAAATTAATCTTCAAGCGTTTCTATAAAAAAGGAGGAAATGAAGGAAGCAATGGATTAGGCCTTTCGATTGTCGATACGATTATAAAAAATCAACATTATTTAAAGTTAAACTATCAATACAAAGAAACTTTTCATCAATTTATTTTGAAAAAATAA
- a CDS encoding response regulator transcription factor, whose amino-acid sequence MKILVVEDEIKLQETIVEFLEKEKMIVESADNYKQALDKIISFDYDCILLDMMLPDGDGMSLLKELKKLQKETSVIILSAKDSVDDKVEGLLVGADDYLAKPFHFAELLARIKVALRKNLQKGEDILTYKNIRIYPEDRLVKVNEVELKLNRKEYDLLYYFMLRPERVFQKTTLAESVWGDHIEMSDNLDFIYSQIKNLRKKLKEANSEADLQAVYGIGYKLI is encoded by the coding sequence ATGAAAATTTTAGTCGTTGAAGATGAAATAAAACTGCAAGAAACAATTGTTGAATTTTTAGAAAAAGAAAAAATGATTGTAGAAAGTGCAGACAATTATAAACAAGCTTTAGATAAAATAATTTCGTTTGATTATGATTGTATTTTATTGGATATGATGCTTCCAGATGGAGATGGAATGTCGTTGCTAAAGGAATTAAAAAAACTTCAAAAAGAAACATCGGTGATTATTTTATCAGCAAAGGATTCGGTTGATGATAAAGTGGAAGGTTTGTTGGTTGGAGCGGATGATTATTTGGCAAAACCTTTTCATTTTGCTGAATTATTGGCTCGAATAAAAGTTGCTTTACGCAAAAACCTTCAGAAAGGAGAGGATATCTTAACGTATAAAAATATTCGTATTTATCCTGAAGATCGGTTGGTGAAAGTAAACGAAGTCGAGTTAAAATTAAATAGAAAAGAATATGATTTACTGTACTATTTTATGTTGAGACCCGAACGTGTTTTTCAGAAAACAACTTTAGCAGAAAGCGTTTGGGGCGATCATATCGAGATGTCTGATAATTTGGATTTTATTTATTCTCAAATAAAAAACCTAAGAAAAAAGTTGAAAGAAGCGAATTCCGAAGCAGATTTGCAGGCAGTTTATGGGATCGGTTATAAGTTGATTTAA
- a CDS encoding regulatory protein RecX gives MNFSKDNSKKIYTIDEIKDKMAKYCLYQDRCHWEVEKKLRDFDLIPEAKDEIIFKLIHYGFLNEERFVHSFVRGKVNQKMWGRNRLRQELKIRQIDQKLIEKAFKEEIDLDKYWNNLLHLTRKKFRLLASERESFKKTNKVKAYLAYKGYEFDLMNDAIKEIELEKEN, from the coding sequence ATGAACTTCTCCAAAGACAATTCAAAAAAGATTTATACAATTGATGAAATCAAAGATAAAATGGCAAAATATTGTCTTTATCAAGATCGTTGTCATTGGGAAGTAGAAAAAAAATTACGCGATTTTGATTTGATTCCAGAAGCAAAAGATGAAATTATTTTTAAACTTATTCATTATGGTTTTCTAAATGAAGAACGTTTTGTGCATAGTTTTGTCCGTGGAAAAGTCAATCAAAAAATGTGGGGAAGAAATCGTCTTCGTCAAGAATTAAAAATTCGACAGATTGATCAAAAATTAATTGAGAAAGCATTTAAAGAAGAAATCGATTTAGATAAATATTGGAATAATTTACTGCATTTAACTCGAAAAAAGTTTAGATTATTAGCTTCTGAGCGCGAATCGTTCAAAAAAACAAATAAAGTAAAAGCATATTTAGCATACAAAGGTTATGAATTTGATCTAATGAATGATGCAATAAAAGAAATCGAATTAGAAAAAGAAAATTAA
- a CDS encoding CatA-like O-acetyltransferase yields MKQKFNPEGWNRIEHFNMFSKMDNPYVGIVAEVECSKAYQFAKANHVSFFALYLFASMQAENKINEFKFRLENNEIFVYNQLDCGTTIGRKDGTFGFAFMNFTEDFEDFNAQLQEQIKSVERCEGLHIKNEDITEGLVRHSTFPWSRFTGLTQPSNFETEESIPRIIFGKAYTQNNKMYMPVSVEANHGFVDGFHLANYLQEFENELSKC; encoded by the coding sequence ATGAAACAAAAATTTAATCCTGAAGGTTGGAATCGAATTGAACATTTTAATATGTTCTCGAAAATGGATAATCCGTATGTCGGAATAGTTGCAGAGGTTGAATGCTCGAAAGCGTATCAATTTGCCAAAGCAAATCACGTTTCTTTTTTTGCCCTTTACTTATTTGCTTCTATGCAAGCTGAAAATAAAATCAATGAGTTTAAATTTCGATTAGAGAATAATGAAATTTTCGTGTACAATCAGTTAGATTGCGGAACAACAATTGGTCGAAAAGATGGAACTTTTGGTTTTGCATTCATGAATTTCACTGAAGATTTTGAAGATTTTAATGCGCAATTACAAGAACAAATAAAAAGTGTTGAACGTTGTGAAGGATTGCATATCAAAAACGAAGATATTACGGAAGGATTGGTGCGTCATTCTACTTTTCCTTGGTCGAGATTTACAGGTTTAACGCAACCAAGTAATTTTGAAACAGAAGAATCTATTCCTCGAATTATTTTCGGAAAAGCATACACACAAAATAATAAAATGTACATGCCTGTTTCGGTAGAAGCAAATCATGGTTTTGTAGATGGTTTTCATTTAGCGAATTATCTACAAGAGTTTGAAAACGAATTGAGTAAGTGTTAA
- a CDS encoding PepSY-like domain-containing protein has protein sequence MKKFFSVIMLGFTLVSFAQDKPINYNQVPKDGQKFVNQYFGSKQVGSSMLEDDFFSKEYKVYLLNGTKIEFDSDGSWKEVDGKRNPIPTGFVPAKISTYVKRSFPNTKITKIERDRNGFEVKLSNGLEVKFDKNGNFKKIED, from the coding sequence ATGAAAAAGTTTTTTAGTGTTATCATGTTAGGTTTTACTTTGGTATCATTTGCTCAAGATAAACCAATTAATTATAATCAAGTACCAAAAGATGGTCAAAAATTTGTAAACCAATATTTTGGTTCAAAACAAGTTGGCTCTTCGATGTTAGAAGATGATTTTTTCTCGAAAGAATACAAAGTGTATTTGTTAAATGGAACAAAAATAGAATTTGACAGCGATGGAAGTTGGAAAGAAGTTGACGGAAAAAGAAATCCGATTCCGACAGGTTTTGTACCAGCTAAAATTTCTACTTATGTAAAGAGAAGTTTTCCCAACACAAAAATCACAAAAATTGAACGAGATCGTAATGGGTTTGAAGTAAAATTATCGAATGGTTTGGAAGTGAAATTTGATAAAAACGGAAATTTTAAGAAAATAGAAGATTAA
- the tpx gene encoding thiol peroxidase, whose translation MAQITFKGNPIQTGGSLPTVGEKAPTFALTAGDLSEKTLADYAGKNVVLNIFPSVDTGVCAQSVRTFNQEVSSAPNTVVLCISKDLPFALSRFCTAEGLENVETLSDFKNEKFANAYGVKMVDGPLNGLLSRAVVVVNPNGEIAYTEQVPEIGQEPDYQQALAAIK comes from the coding sequence ATGGCTCAAATTACATTTAAAGGAAATCCAATTCAAACGGGAGGAAGTTTACCAACAGTTGGTGAAAAAGCTCCAACTTTTGCTTTAACAGCTGGTGATTTAAGTGAAAAAACATTGGCTGATTACGCTGGAAAAAATGTTGTTTTAAATATTTTTCCAAGTGTTGACACTGGAGTTTGTGCACAATCTGTACGAACATTTAATCAAGAAGTTTCTTCTGCTCCAAATACGGTTGTTTTGTGTATTTCGAAAGATTTACCATTCGCTTTATCTCGTTTTTGTACTGCCGAAGGCTTAGAGAATGTTGAAACATTATCTGATTTCAAAAATGAAAAATTCGCAAATGCTTATGGTGTAAAAATGGTAGACGGACCGTTAAATGGTTTATTATCTCGTGCTGTTGTAGTTGTTAATCCAAATGGAGAAATAGCCTATACTGAACAAGTACCAGAAATTGGTCAAGAACCAGATTATCAACAGGCATTGGCAGCAATTAAATAA
- a CDS encoding PepSY-like domain-containing protein: MKKIFLGTALFTMFALVTTSCNNDDDTTTTQTVELKTLPEEGRSFVTTYFSGIEIARIEKYSPAKIDGTMYEVDFVNRDEIDFDQNGTWLKVEAEGNRSIPTGFILPSIVLYINTNYPTLKINQIEKTYEGFEVELTNDLDLIFNASGEFIRVQP; this comes from the coding sequence ATGAAAAAAATATTTTTAGGAACAGCCTTATTTACAATGTTTGCATTGGTAACAACATCTTGTAATAATGATGACGATACAACAACAACGCAAACGGTAGAATTAAAAACACTTCCCGAAGAAGGTAGAAGTTTTGTAACGACGTATTTTTCTGGAATTGAAATTGCACGAATAGAGAAATATAGTCCAGCCAAAATAGATGGAACAATGTACGAGGTTGATTTTGTGAATAGAGATGAAATTGATTTTGATCAGAATGGAACTTGGTTAAAAGTGGAAGCAGAAGGAAATCGTAGTATTCCAACAGGTTTTATATTGCCTTCAATTGTGTTGTATATCAACACCAATTATCCTACTTTGAAAATTAATCAAATAGAGAAAACGTATGAAGGCTTTGAAGTTGAGTTAACAAATGATCTTGATTTAATCTTTAATGCTTCAGGTGAATTTATTCGTGTTCAACCTTAA
- a CDS encoding pyridoxal phosphate-dependent aminotransferase, protein MQLSKRLQNLKPSATIAMSAKARELKSQGIDVISLSIGEPDFNTPDFIKDAAKKAIDENYSGYPPIAGYADLKETICKKFKRDNNIDYSPNQIVVSTGAKQSIYNVLQAIVDEGMEVIIPTPYWVSYSDIVELSGGTPVFVEGALEADFKITPTQLEAAITDKTRAIIYSSPCNPSGSVYTKEELKGLAEVLAKYPDVIIISDEIYEHIVYGEKNVSIASFPEVYNQTVTVNGLAKAFAMTGWRIGFIGAPAWLAKACETLQGQVTSGANSIAQRAAITALEADPSAVQYMVEAFAERRELMLGWAKEIPTFKVNEPKGAFYLYPDVTATFGNTYKGVTINNADDLALYLLEHAQVAVVSGSAFGSKNCIRMSYAASVDELREAMTRIKNALA, encoded by the coding sequence ATGCAACTTTCAAAGCGTTTACAAAATTTGAAACCATCTGCAACAATTGCAATGTCTGCAAAAGCAAGAGAATTAAAATCACAAGGAATTGATGTGATTAGTTTAAGTATTGGAGAACCAGATTTCAATACGCCAGATTTTATCAAGGATGCGGCAAAAAAGGCAATCGATGAAAATTATTCAGGTTATCCTCCAATTGCTGGATATGCAGATTTGAAGGAAACGATTTGTAAGAAATTTAAGCGTGATAATAACATCGACTATTCTCCTAATCAAATCGTTGTTTCTACAGGTGCGAAACAATCTATTTATAATGTATTGCAAGCGATTGTAGACGAGGGAATGGAAGTGATTATTCCAACACCTTATTGGGTTTCTTATTCTGATATTGTCGAGTTATCAGGTGGTACACCAGTCTTTGTAGAAGGTGCTTTAGAAGCTGATTTCAAAATTACACCAACGCAATTAGAAGCCGCAATTACAGATAAAACGCGAGCTATTATCTATTCTTCTCCATGTAATCCTTCAGGATCTGTTTATACAAAAGAGGAATTAAAAGGTTTGGCTGAGGTTTTAGCGAAATATCCAGATGTAATTATAATTTCGGATGAAATTTATGAACACATTGTTTATGGAGAGAAAAATGTTTCGATTGCATCTTTTCCAGAAGTATATAATCAAACCGTAACTGTAAATGGTTTAGCAAAAGCATTTGCAATGACAGGTTGGAGAATTGGTTTCATAGGAGCGCCAGCTTGGTTGGCTAAAGCCTGCGAAACCTTACAAGGTCAAGTAACTTCAGGAGCAAATTCTATTGCACAACGTGCGGCGATTACAGCTTTAGAAGCAGATCCTAGCGCTGTTCAATATATGGTTGAAGCTTTTGCAGAGCGTCGCGAATTGATGTTAGGTTGGGCAAAAGAAATTCCTACATTTAAAGTAAACGAGCCAAAAGGAGCTTTTTATTTGTATCCAGATGTGACAGCAACTTTCGGAAATACCTATAAAGGCGTAACAATAAACAATGCAGATGATTTAGCATTATATTTATTAGAACATGCACAGGTTGCAGTTGTTTCGGGTTCTGCTTTCGGATCGAAAAATTGTATACGTATGTCGTATGCAGCATCTGTTGATGAATTGAGAGAAGCAATGACACGCATCAAAAATGCTTTAGCGTAA
- a CDS encoding PH domain-containing protein, which produces MQENVKTYQSRLSVSLVVFLFLIFSFVGIGISFNSIQQNEIGIVVCILTILFIIYMYLSTTYKIVNNEELVVKVGFLMNIKIDIKKIVEIKKTKSMISSPAWSLNRIEIFYNKYDSVIISPKNQTEFIQDLQKINSSIKIDL; this is translated from the coding sequence TTGCAGGAGAATGTTAAAACATATCAATCGAGATTAAGTGTAAGTTTAGTCGTATTCTTATTTCTAATTTTTTCTTTCGTTGGCATTGGAATTTCTTTTAATTCTATTCAGCAAAATGAAATAGGTATCGTTGTATGTATTTTGACTATTTTATTTATCATTTATATGTATTTATCAACAACATATAAGATAGTAAATAATGAAGAATTAGTGGTGAAAGTTGGTTTTTTGATGAATATTAAAATTGACATTAAAAAAATAGTTGAAATCAAAAAAACGAAAAGTATGATTAGTTCTCCGGCATGGTCATTAAATAGAATCGAAATATTCTACAATAAATATGACTCAGTGATTATTTCACCAAAAAATCAAACCGAATTTATTCAAGATTTACAAAAAATAAATTCATCAATTAAGATTGATTTATAA
- a CDS encoding protein-L-isoaspartate(D-aspartate) O-methyltransferase produces MSVDDFKHRGRRKMLVDLLRSKGIEDENVLGAINLVPRHLFLDSAFTEFAYRNEAFPIAAGQTISHPFTVAFQTQLLDIQPNEKVLEIGTGSGYQTAVLVALGAEVFTIERQKDLFDFSKIMLKKINFEPRYQTYGDGYKGLPSFAPFDKIIVTAGAPEIPEELKKQLNIGGIMVIPVGEQSQRMIVIMRLSENQYEYYEFGDFKFVPMLESRDK; encoded by the coding sequence ATGTCGGTAGACGATTTTAAACACAGAGGACGACGCAAAATGTTGGTTGATTTGTTGCGCTCAAAAGGAATTGAGGATGAGAACGTGTTGGGAGCAATCAATTTAGTTCCAAGACATTTATTTTTGGATAGTGCTTTCACTGAATTTGCTTATCGCAACGAAGCTTTTCCTATCGCAGCAGGACAAACCATTTCACATCCTTTCACAGTTGCTTTTCAAACGCAATTATTAGATATCCAACCCAATGAAAAAGTATTAGAAATTGGAACAGGTTCTGGCTATCAGACTGCTGTTTTAGTAGCTTTAGGTGCAGAGGTTTTTACGATAGAACGTCAAAAAGATTTGTTTGATTTTTCGAAAATCATGTTGAAAAAAATCAATTTCGAGCCACGTTATCAAACGTATGGAGATGGCTACAAAGGTTTGCCTTCTTTTGCTCCTTTTGATAAAATTATTGTAACAGCTGGAGCGCCAGAGATTCCTGAAGAATTAAAAAAACAATTGAATATTGGTGGAATAATGGTGATTCCTGTAGGGGAACAATCTCAACGCATGATTGTCATTATGCGTTTATCAGAAAATCAATATGAATATTACGAATTTGGTGATTTCAAATTTGTACCGATGTTAGAAAGTCGGGATAAATAA
- a CDS encoding 3-hydroxybutyryl-CoA dehydrogenase: MKNITVIGAGTMGNGIAHVFAQSGFAVNLVDVSQDSLDRGLKTIEGNLDRMIAKEKISEADKTATLNNITTFTDTVEAVKNADLVVEAATENLDLKLKIFKQIDEAAPANAILASNTSSISITKIASVTSRPKQVIGMHFMNPVPMMKLVEIIRGYDTKDDVTKAIMEMSEKLGKTPVEVSDYPGFIANRILMPMINEAIYSLYEGVAGVKEIDEVMKLGMAHPMGPLQLADFIGLDVCLSILEVLYDGFKNPKYAPCPLLVNMVTAGKKGVKSGEGFYDYSESKKAEKLAAQFAK, encoded by the coding sequence ATGAAAAACATTACAGTTATTGGAGCAGGAACGATGGGGAATGGAATTGCTCACGTTTTTGCACAATCAGGATTTGCCGTAAATTTAGTTGACGTTTCTCAAGATAGTTTAGATCGTGGATTGAAAACTATCGAAGGGAATTTGGATCGTATGATCGCAAAAGAAAAAATTTCTGAAGCTGATAAAACAGCCACTTTAAATAATATTACAACGTTTACAGATACAGTTGAAGCCGTTAAAAATGCAGATTTAGTTGTAGAAGCTGCAACAGAAAATTTAGATTTGAAATTAAAAATTTTCAAACAAATTGATGAAGCTGCGCCTGCAAATGCAATTTTAGCATCGAATACTTCTTCGATTTCAATTACAAAAATTGCGTCTGTAACAAGTCGTCCAAAACAAGTGATTGGAATGCATTTCATGAATCCAGTTCCGATGATGAAATTGGTCGAAATTATTCGTGGATACGATACGAAAGATGATGTTACGAAAGCGATTATGGAAATGTCAGAGAAATTAGGAAAAACACCTGTCGAGGTTAGTGATTATCCTGGTTTTATTGCGAATCGTATTTTAATGCCTATGATTAACGAAGCGATTTATTCGTTGTATGAAGGTGTTGCTGGTGTAAAAGAAATTGACGAAGTAATGAAATTAGGTATGGCTCATCCAATGGGACCATTGCAATTAGCTGATTTCATTGGTTTAGACGTTTGTTTATCAATTTTAGAAGTGTTGTACGACGGATTCAAAAATCCTAAATATGCGCCTTGTCCATTGTTAGTAAACATGGTAACAGCAGGTAAAAAAGGAGTGAAATCGGGCGAAGGATTCTATGATTATTCAGAGTCTAAAAAAGCAGAAAAATTAGCAGCTCAGTTTGCGAAATAA
- a CDS encoding threonine aldolase family protein, which yields MKKYSFKNDYSEGAHPSILQRLVETNTIQSIGYGEDEFCNEARELILKYLKKDAAIHFVSGGTQANLIVISSILKPHESVIAAESGHIAVHETGAIEATGHKVNTIVTNNGKITPEQIAVVLNMHTDEHMVKPKLVYISNSTEVGSVYTKIELQHLYKFCQENNLYLFVDGARLASALTSSKCDLTLEDMANYTDVFYIGGTKNGALLGEAIVINNLKLNEDFRYHIKQKGGMLAKGRLIGIQFSEMFRDNLFFEMGKHANQMAEKLAKGISAKGYDFLTEPSSNQIFPILPNIVIEKLQQDFDFFIWEKIDEENSAIRLVTSWVTLEEQVDNFIQAV from the coding sequence TTGAAAAAATATAGTTTTAAAAACGATTATAGCGAAGGTGCACATCCTTCAATTTTACAACGATTAGTCGAAACTAATACGATACAAAGTATTGGTTATGGTGAAGATGAGTTTTGTAATGAAGCACGAGAATTAATCCTTAAATACTTGAAAAAAGATGCGGCAATTCATTTTGTTTCTGGTGGAACGCAAGCTAATTTAATTGTGATTTCGTCTATTCTAAAACCTCACGAGTCTGTGATTGCAGCAGAAAGTGGACATATTGCGGTTCACGAAACTGGCGCAATAGAAGCAACAGGGCATAAGGTAAATACAATTGTGACAAATAATGGGAAAATTACGCCTGAACAAATTGCTGTTGTTTTGAATATGCATACAGACGAACATATGGTAAAACCAAAATTGGTTTACATCTCAAATTCTACCGAAGTCGGAAGTGTGTACACAAAAATAGAATTACAACATCTTTATAAATTTTGTCAAGAAAACAATTTGTATCTTTTTGTTGATGGTGCACGTTTGGCATCTGCTTTAACTTCTTCTAAATGCGATTTGACTTTGGAAGATATGGCGAATTATACTGATGTTTTTTATATCGGTGGCACGAAAAATGGTGCTCTTTTAGGGGAAGCAATAGTGATAAATAATTTAAAACTGAATGAAGATTTTCGTTATCATATCAAGCAGAAAGGTGGAATGTTAGCGAAAGGAAGATTGATTGGAATTCAGTTTTCGGAAATGTTTCGGGATAATTTATTTTTCGAAATGGGAAAACATGCCAACCAAATGGCCGAAAAATTAGCAAAAGGGATTTCAGCTAAAGGTTATGATTTTCTTACTGAACCATCTTCTAACCAAATCTTTCCTATTTTACCAAATATTGTTATCGAAAAATTACAGCAAGATTTTGATTTTTTTATTTGGGAAAAAATAGATGAAGAGAATTCTGCTATAAGATTAGTTACTTCATGGGTAACACTAGAAGAACAGGTCGATAATTTTATTCAAGCTGTATAG